Proteins encoded by one window of Sorex araneus isolate mSorAra2 chromosome 3, mSorAra2.pri, whole genome shotgun sequence:
- the METRNL gene encoding meteorin-like protein, with amino-acid sequence MRGAARTAAGRAGQRWPPLAPLAPLVLLALLALLGGAGAQYSSDLCSWKGSGLTHEAHRKEVEQVYLRCSAGTVQWLYPTGALIVNLRPNTFSPSRHLTLCIKPLQDASGANIYLEKTGELTLLVQDGEPGPSRVHCFDFQQGGLFVEATPQQDISRRTTGFQYELAGRRMGPDLHTRPAPCRPCSDTEVLLAICTSDFVVRGSIQNVTHEPERQESAIHLHVSRLYRQKSRVFRAAPEGGGWRGQVTTLLECGVRPGHGQFLFTGHMHFGEAQLGCAPRFQDFQRMYRDAAERGLNPCEMGTE; translated from the exons ATGCGGGGAGCGGCGCGCACggccgcggggcgcgcggggcagcGGTGGCCGCCGCTGGCGCCGCTGGCGCCGCTGGTGCTGCTGGCGCTGCTGGCGCTGCTGGGCGGCGCGGGCGCGCAGTACTCGAGCGACCTGTGCAGCTGGAAGGGGAG TGGGCTGACACACGAGGCCCATCGGAAAGAGGTGGAGCAGGTGTACCTGCGCTGCTCCGCGGGCACTGTCCAGTGGCTGTACCCCACCGGGGCGCTCATCGTCAACCTGCGCCCCAACACCTTCTCGCCCTCCCGGCACTTGACTCTGTGCATCAAGCCGCTCCAGGATGCTTCGGGGGCCaatatttatttggaaaaaactGGAGAACTGACACTGCTAGTGCAGGATGGAGAGCCTGGGCCCAGCCGTGTGCACTGCTTCGACTTCCAACAGGGTGGCCTGTTTGTGGAGGCCACGCCACAGCAGGACATCAGCAGGAGGACCACTGGCTTCCAGTACGAGCTGGCAGGCAGGCGCATGGGCCCGGATCTGCACACACGCCCTG ccccctgccGCCCCTGCAGTGACACTGAGGTGCTCCTGGCCATTTGCACCAGCGACTTTG tGGTCCGAGGCTCCATCCAGAATGTGACCCATGAACCCGAGAGGCAGGAATCAGCCATCCATCTGCATGTGAGCCGGCTGTACCGGCAGAAGAGCAGGGTCTTCCGGGCCGCCCcggagggtgggggctggcgggggcaggTCACCACACTGCTCGAATGCGGGGTGAGGCCAGGCCATGGCCAGTTCCTCTTCACTGGCCACATGCACTTTGGGGAGGCCCAGCTAGGCTGTGCCCCACGCTTCCAGGACTTTCAGAGGATGTACAGGGATGCTGCAGAGAGAGGCCTGAACCCCTGCGAGATGGGCACAGAATGA